A window of Pseudomonadota bacterium genomic DNA:
ACGAATCCCAAACTGACTACTATATAAGGGCTTCCAGAAGGCAGGCGTCTAATCGTGAGATTAGGCAGTTTGATTCCAATGTGCCTGATGAGATGGGGGTCGTTGACTACCAGACTCTAGTCGGTAGGTCATACTACATTATTGAGGGTAAAATCTACCCTGGGAACGGACTAGAAACCCCCTACAAGGGGATGGCTACTTTGAGAAAAGTCTGTAACCCTAAAATCGCCCAAGATTCAGCTTACTCTGATGGTGGGTATATCAATTTAAAATGGACAGAAGACGGAGCCAAACAGTTAAGGGTCAAACCTTTATATGTTGATATCCCTGAAACTGTTAAAAAAGCCAATACACCTTCTTTTAAGATACTTTGTAAAGTTAGATACCCTTTTATTGAAGCTCAAACTGCTACGAGCCTAACTTTAACCTCTATAACGACCGCAGGAACAGGGATAGAGATAACCGAAACCACAGGGCTAGTGATACCAGTAGGTGGAGTTGTAATCGGAGCTGATACTGGTGGAGCAAGTGGGTCTTTAACAAATAACGGAGATTACAAAGCTTACCCTGTTATTACTTTTACAGGACCTTTAAACATACCCAAACTGACCAACACTACTACAGGTAAATACATTGAATTTAACTACAATTTAACCTCTGGGACCATTACAGTAACTATCGATTACGATGGGGTAACTGCCGTAGGCTCTACAGGAACTAATTTATTACAATATTTAACAGCTGGTTCTAGCCTTGACGATTTTGCTGTCGAGGTAGGAACTAACGCATACACATTAACTGCTACAACTTTAGGAAGTGGTAGCTCGTGTCAAATCTCAGCTAGGGATACTTTCCCACTGAGCTAGAAAGGAAACTATGGCGATTTATACAGAAATC
This region includes:
- a CDS encoding phage tail family protein — its product is MIYDIFTLGESDNYVSFNDESQTDYYIRASRRQASNREIRQFDSNVPDEMGVVDYQTLVGRSYYIIEGKIYPGNGLETPYKGMATLRKVCNPKIAQDSAYSDGGYINLKWTEDGAKQLRVKPLYVDIPETVKKANTPSFKILCKVRYPFIEAQTATSLTLTSITTAGTGIEITETTGLVIPVGGVVIGADTGGASGSLTNNGDYKAYPVITFTGPLNIPKLTNTTTGKYIEFNYNLTSGTITVTIDYDGVTAVGSTGTNLLQYLTAGSSLDDFAVEVGTNAYTLTATTLGSGSSCQISARDTFPLS